Proteins from a single region of Scatophagus argus isolate fScaArg1 chromosome 23, fScaArg1.pri, whole genome shotgun sequence:
- the LOC124054378 gene encoding uncharacterized protein LOC124054378 isoform X1, which translates to MLENSALYSRLLFDFVLVCAVVMSGIMCSDAARAITTQVDNRVKHNILRRVYAPYNQQHSLFTTLPSAETGIQTGTNSETEMRGKYRRVLTITGHQSNLPGFSKSSFSYNQNIPDYRQSQAGITRVQSEVLPSNSIFTSDFQHTGQSFDRQQSRKNDHPLSHEEAQSGKSYYPQSVIVRKSSRKEAASPFHESSRSFQVWEPKDAQKSYNEAKVQRNDSPKVAEHKSVWRPSGSFPVSSQTGSYWGTLLPTSRGHYSSYGETNELAAVRPWSTSSRTGLASQTAPHAKSVSNILHTSVIKNNPNTEKPASSIRDFSHGLHPMSSRETPRLRKAQSYLFKDSQTSLGGDEIVNTVTANGQNVFSTTPYKQRASGAQISDRFSANLKQLQQSQREEPAREVPRLMGFNQANFNYVNPLYQKANVAQYEAQADRFIKYQHSATAGTETSIHSSAATDNIKESFVPTPHVDLNGSYASGSKKSVSSLVNTTTRGSEHAYKPARTTKSIYGFRGFKRPTWRAVKELSNLSSSDLNERTNSQRYSLHKRKLKIGNIYPSLSPKYSFGQREVSTTPAKPERITTDYSSPSLATLESVQTTTPRPFTSGFKDAQPLLPASDAGVNSSPDRRQFRINRRIFGLKGFDTRPLEGAKPSVNEPDKSVPVQQAFEGFNLTRSQVWQPKSSRIHRWYNKTEATISHDELSKDMSTEAVNRFTPDKYKKNTKIYTHLGFHPVQKRIGNFRSKARWTHNGQNPTTASASHTVSSAYPRSAGDLKVESGTKSEPRPPSKTKLAAMKARLFNSSISNSVRGTRVKGELTNSKKLHESTSVTNGAIVRLPKRPVGVKAVTYADILGSASFSGVGATTQTPVMPSDRRYFPSSTAKTKHTEGAGLWSSGSEDNISGGPKAHAEDEGEDFSSVEKNKLAVRFPEVDSDMNTSGLFLDNEGSGSGGFTVFSTDTTGQGPSEDLLELDYLRISTGNMSFKSMKLSHTET; encoded by the exons ATGTTAGAAAACTCTGCTCTCTACTCCAG ACTCttgtttgactttgtgctgGTCTGTGCTGTTGTCATGTCGGGTATCATGTGTTCAGATGCTGCGAGAG CCATAACAACCCAAGTGGACAATCGGGTGAAGCACAACATCCTGCGACGGGTGTATGCTCCATACAATCAACAACATTCCCTCTTTACTACTCTGCCATCAGCTGAAACAGGAATCCAGACTGGAACTAATAGTGAAACCgagatgagaggaaaatatAGAAGAGTGTTGACAATCACTGGCCATCAATCAAACCTTCCAGGGTTTTCCAAAAGTAGCTTTAGTTACAATCAAAACATCCCAGATTACAGACAGTCTCAAGCAGGAATAACTCGAGTGCAGAGTGAAGTGTTGCCGTCAAACAGCATTTTCACCAGCGACTTTCAGCACACGGGACAAAGCTTTGACAGACAGCAATCCAGAAAAAATGACCACCCTCTCTCCCACGAAGAAGCCCAAAGCGGAAAATCCTATTATCCACAGTCAGTGATAGTTAGAAAATCATCTCGCAAAGAAGCTGCCAGCCCCTTTCATGAGAGCTCTCGTTCTTTTCAAGTCTGGGAGCCCAAAGATGCTCAGAAATCCTACAACGAAGCAAAAGTTCAGAGAAATGACTCTCCAAAAGTGGCTGAACATAAAAGTGTTTGGCGACCCTCTGgctcttttcctgtttcttcacAGACTGGTAGTTACTGGGGTACTTTGCTGCCAACTTCAAGAGGCCACTACAGCAGCTATGGAGAGACAAATGAGCTTGCAGCTGTCAGGCCATGGAGTACATCCAGCAGGACTGGTTTAGCAAGTCAAACTGCCCCTCATGCAAAATCAGTCAGCAATATCTTACACACCTCtgttattaaaaacaatcctAACACAGAAAAGCCGGCATCATCCATCAGAGATTTCTCCCATGGGTTGCACCCGATGAGTAGCCGTGAGACGCCAAGACTCAGAAAGGCCCAATCGTATCTGTTCAAAGACTCCCAGACCTCTTTAGGTGGAGATGAGATAGTTAATACAGTCACTGCTaatggacaaaatgttttttccacaACACCATATAAGCAAAGGGCCTCTGGTGCACAAATTTCTGACAGGTTTTCTGCAAATTTGAAACAGTTACAACAATCACAGAGAGAAGAGCCAGCCAGGGAAGTACCACGCCTAATGGGATTTAATCAAGCAAATTTCAATTATGTCAACCCACTGTATCAGAAAGCTAATGTGGCCCAGTATGAAGCTCAGGCAGATAGGTTCATCAAATACCAGCACAGCGCCACAGCAGGAACTGAAACGTCCATACATTcttctgcagccacagacaaCATCAAGGAAAGTTTTGTCCCCACACCTCATGTAGATTTAAATGGCTCCTATGCCAGTGGCAGCAAGAAATCTGTAAGTAGCCTGGTTAATACAACCACAAGAGGATCAGAGCACGCTTACAAACCTGCAAGAACCACAAAAAGCATCTATGGCTTCAGAGGATTTAAAAGGCCTACATGGAGAGCAGTGAAGGAGCTATCTAATCTCTCCTCCAGTGACCTTAATGAAAGGACCAACTCTCAACGCTACAGCTTGCACAAAAGAAAGCTTAAAATTGGAAATATATACCCGTCATTGTCACCAAAGTACAGCTTTGGCCAGAGAGAGGTATCTACTACACCAGCAAAACCTGAGAGGATAACCACAGATTATTCCTCACCTTCGCTTGCCACTTTGGAAAGTGTACAAACGACTACTCCAAGGCCGTTCACATCGGGATTTAAGGATGCACAGCCTCTGCTGCCTGCAAGTGATGCCGGTGTGAACAGCAGTCCAGATCGCAGACAGTTCAGGATCAACAGAAGAATATTTGGTCTCAAAGGATTTGATACTCGACCACTCGAGGGAGCCAAACCTTCGGTTAATGAGCCAGACAAGTCTGTCCCAGTCCAACAGGCTTTTGAGGGATTTAATCTTACAAGATCACAGGTCTGGCAACCGAAAAGCAGCAGGATTCACAGGTGGTACAATAAAACCGAGGCCACAATAAGTCACGATGAGCTAAGCAAAGACATGAGCACTGAAGCAGTCAACAGATTTACACCTGATAAATACAAAAAGAACACCAAAATCTATACTCATCTGGGATTCCACCCTGTTCAAAAGAGAATTGGAAATTTTAGAAGCAAAGCCCGCTGGACGCACAATGGACAAAACCCAACTACTGCATCAGCAAGTCACACTGTCTCCTCGGCTTATCCCAGATCAGCAGGGGACCTTAAAGTTGAATCCGGCACAAAATCTGAGCCAAGACCACCCAGCAAAACCAAACTTGCTGCAATGAAGGCAAGACTGTTCAACAGTTCCATCAGCAACAGCGTGAGAGGAACACGTGTGAAAGGAGAACTCACTAATAGCAAAAAGCTCCATGAATCTACCTCTGTGACCAATGGGGCCATCGTCAGGCTGCCCAAGCGGCCTGTCGGAGTCAAAGCTGTCACATACGCCGATATTCTGGGAAGTGCTTCGTTCAGTGGTGTCGGAGCGACAACGCAGACACCAGTCATGCCATCTGATCGACGTTATTTTCCATCCAGTACAGCTAAGACCAAGCACACAGAAGGGGCAGGTCTGTGGAGCTCAGGCTCTGAGGACAACATAAGCGGAGGTCCTAAAGCGCATGCTGAAGATGAGGGGGAAGATTTTAGTAGTGTTGAGAAAAACAAGTTGGCTGTTAGATTTCCAGAAGTTGACAGCGACATGAACACATCTGGTTTATTCCTGGATAATGAAGGAAGTGGAAGTGGGGGGTTTACAGTTTTTTCAACTGATACCACAGGTCAGGGACCCAGTGAAGACTTGTTAGAACTGGATTATCTACGAATATCAACTGGAAACATGTCCTTCAAGTCCATGAAACTGTCCCACACTGAGACATGA
- the LOC124054378 gene encoding uncharacterized protein LOC124054378 isoform X2, whose protein sequence is MRGKYRRVLTITGHQSNLPGFSKSSFSYNQNIPDYRQSQAGITRVQSEVLPSNSIFTSDFQHTGQSFDRQQSRKNDHPLSHEEAQSGKSYYPQSVIVRKSSRKEAASPFHESSRSFQVWEPKDAQKSYNEAKVQRNDSPKVAEHKSVWRPSGSFPVSSQTGSYWGTLLPTSRGHYSSYGETNELAAVRPWSTSSRTGLASQTAPHAKSVSNILHTSVIKNNPNTEKPASSIRDFSHGLHPMSSRETPRLRKAQSYLFKDSQTSLGGDEIVNTVTANGQNVFSTTPYKQRASGAQISDRFSANLKQLQQSQREEPAREVPRLMGFNQANFNYVNPLYQKANVAQYEAQADRFIKYQHSATAGTETSIHSSAATDNIKESFVPTPHVDLNGSYASGSKKSVSSLVNTTTRGSEHAYKPARTTKSIYGFRGFKRPTWRAVKELSNLSSSDLNERTNSQRYSLHKRKLKIGNIYPSLSPKYSFGQREVSTTPAKPERITTDYSSPSLATLESVQTTTPRPFTSGFKDAQPLLPASDAGVNSSPDRRQFRINRRIFGLKGFDTRPLEGAKPSVNEPDKSVPVQQAFEGFNLTRSQVWQPKSSRIHRWYNKTEATISHDELSKDMSTEAVNRFTPDKYKKNTKIYTHLGFHPVQKRIGNFRSKARWTHNGQNPTTASASHTVSSAYPRSAGDLKVESGTKSEPRPPSKTKLAAMKARLFNSSISNSVRGTRVKGELTNSKKLHESTSVTNGAIVRLPKRPVGVKAVTYADILGSASFSGVGATTQTPVMPSDRRYFPSSTAKTKHTEGAGLWSSGSEDNISGGPKAHAEDEGEDFSSVEKNKLAVRFPEVDSDMNTSGLFLDNEGSGSGGFTVFSTDTTGQGPSEDLLELDYLRISTGNMSFKSMKLSHTET, encoded by the coding sequence atgagaggaaaatatAGAAGAGTGTTGACAATCACTGGCCATCAATCAAACCTTCCAGGGTTTTCCAAAAGTAGCTTTAGTTACAATCAAAACATCCCAGATTACAGACAGTCTCAAGCAGGAATAACTCGAGTGCAGAGTGAAGTGTTGCCGTCAAACAGCATTTTCACCAGCGACTTTCAGCACACGGGACAAAGCTTTGACAGACAGCAATCCAGAAAAAATGACCACCCTCTCTCCCACGAAGAAGCCCAAAGCGGAAAATCCTATTATCCACAGTCAGTGATAGTTAGAAAATCATCTCGCAAAGAAGCTGCCAGCCCCTTTCATGAGAGCTCTCGTTCTTTTCAAGTCTGGGAGCCCAAAGATGCTCAGAAATCCTACAACGAAGCAAAAGTTCAGAGAAATGACTCTCCAAAAGTGGCTGAACATAAAAGTGTTTGGCGACCCTCTGgctcttttcctgtttcttcacAGACTGGTAGTTACTGGGGTACTTTGCTGCCAACTTCAAGAGGCCACTACAGCAGCTATGGAGAGACAAATGAGCTTGCAGCTGTCAGGCCATGGAGTACATCCAGCAGGACTGGTTTAGCAAGTCAAACTGCCCCTCATGCAAAATCAGTCAGCAATATCTTACACACCTCtgttattaaaaacaatcctAACACAGAAAAGCCGGCATCATCCATCAGAGATTTCTCCCATGGGTTGCACCCGATGAGTAGCCGTGAGACGCCAAGACTCAGAAAGGCCCAATCGTATCTGTTCAAAGACTCCCAGACCTCTTTAGGTGGAGATGAGATAGTTAATACAGTCACTGCTaatggacaaaatgttttttccacaACACCATATAAGCAAAGGGCCTCTGGTGCACAAATTTCTGACAGGTTTTCTGCAAATTTGAAACAGTTACAACAATCACAGAGAGAAGAGCCAGCCAGGGAAGTACCACGCCTAATGGGATTTAATCAAGCAAATTTCAATTATGTCAACCCACTGTATCAGAAAGCTAATGTGGCCCAGTATGAAGCTCAGGCAGATAGGTTCATCAAATACCAGCACAGCGCCACAGCAGGAACTGAAACGTCCATACATTcttctgcagccacagacaaCATCAAGGAAAGTTTTGTCCCCACACCTCATGTAGATTTAAATGGCTCCTATGCCAGTGGCAGCAAGAAATCTGTAAGTAGCCTGGTTAATACAACCACAAGAGGATCAGAGCACGCTTACAAACCTGCAAGAACCACAAAAAGCATCTATGGCTTCAGAGGATTTAAAAGGCCTACATGGAGAGCAGTGAAGGAGCTATCTAATCTCTCCTCCAGTGACCTTAATGAAAGGACCAACTCTCAACGCTACAGCTTGCACAAAAGAAAGCTTAAAATTGGAAATATATACCCGTCATTGTCACCAAAGTACAGCTTTGGCCAGAGAGAGGTATCTACTACACCAGCAAAACCTGAGAGGATAACCACAGATTATTCCTCACCTTCGCTTGCCACTTTGGAAAGTGTACAAACGACTACTCCAAGGCCGTTCACATCGGGATTTAAGGATGCACAGCCTCTGCTGCCTGCAAGTGATGCCGGTGTGAACAGCAGTCCAGATCGCAGACAGTTCAGGATCAACAGAAGAATATTTGGTCTCAAAGGATTTGATACTCGACCACTCGAGGGAGCCAAACCTTCGGTTAATGAGCCAGACAAGTCTGTCCCAGTCCAACAGGCTTTTGAGGGATTTAATCTTACAAGATCACAGGTCTGGCAACCGAAAAGCAGCAGGATTCACAGGTGGTACAATAAAACCGAGGCCACAATAAGTCACGATGAGCTAAGCAAAGACATGAGCACTGAAGCAGTCAACAGATTTACACCTGATAAATACAAAAAGAACACCAAAATCTATACTCATCTGGGATTCCACCCTGTTCAAAAGAGAATTGGAAATTTTAGAAGCAAAGCCCGCTGGACGCACAATGGACAAAACCCAACTACTGCATCAGCAAGTCACACTGTCTCCTCGGCTTATCCCAGATCAGCAGGGGACCTTAAAGTTGAATCCGGCACAAAATCTGAGCCAAGACCACCCAGCAAAACCAAACTTGCTGCAATGAAGGCAAGACTGTTCAACAGTTCCATCAGCAACAGCGTGAGAGGAACACGTGTGAAAGGAGAACTCACTAATAGCAAAAAGCTCCATGAATCTACCTCTGTGACCAATGGGGCCATCGTCAGGCTGCCCAAGCGGCCTGTCGGAGTCAAAGCTGTCACATACGCCGATATTCTGGGAAGTGCTTCGTTCAGTGGTGTCGGAGCGACAACGCAGACACCAGTCATGCCATCTGATCGACGTTATTTTCCATCCAGTACAGCTAAGACCAAGCACACAGAAGGGGCAGGTCTGTGGAGCTCAGGCTCTGAGGACAACATAAGCGGAGGTCCTAAAGCGCATGCTGAAGATGAGGGGGAAGATTTTAGTAGTGTTGAGAAAAACAAGTTGGCTGTTAGATTTCCAGAAGTTGACAGCGACATGAACACATCTGGTTTATTCCTGGATAATGAAGGAAGTGGAAGTGGGGGGTTTACAGTTTTTTCAACTGATACCACAGGTCAGGGACCCAGTGAAGACTTGTTAGAACTGGATTATCTACGAATATCAACTGGAAACATGTCCTTCAAGTCCATGAAACTGTCCCACACTGAGACATGA
- the si:ch73-335l21.4 gene encoding E3 ubiquitin-protein ligase-like — MYSELECGICYRIYNAGRRCPRELQCKHSFCQSCLLALSRPLGPDEADRSILCPLCRHTTSISGEGKVRAELRVDEGILERLVAAGVLDEEEDDPEEEEAAHVQDGCDDDSSEEATPPETPAEESEASEGSRGERVRRCWRKVWQKISGKRSRQRSGENCITGDDMRNLAMMSCYMF; from the exons ATGTATTCAGAGCTGGAGTGCGGTATTTGTTACAGGATCTACAACGCAGGTCGGCGGTGTCCCCGGGAGCTCCAGTGCAAACACAGCTTCTGCCAGAGCTGCCTTCTGGCCCTTTCACGACCCCTGGGACCCGACGAGGCCGACAGATCAATCCTCTGCCCGCTGTGCCGACACACCACATCCATCTCCGGAGAGGGGAAGGTGAGAGCCGAGCTACGGGTGGACGAGGGTATCCTGGAGCGGCTTGTGGCTGCGGGGGTCCTCGACGAAGAGGAGGACgaccctgaggaggaggaagcggCTCACGTTCAGGACGGCTGTGACGACGACAGCAGCGAGGAGGCGACGCCTCCCGAGACTCCAGCCGAGGAGAGTGAGGCGTCAGAGGGCTCCAGAGGTGAGAGGGTCCGGCGGTGTTGGCGGAAAGTTTGGCAGAAGATCAGCGGGAAACGCTCAAGGCAGAGGAGTGGAGAAA ACTGTATAACCGGTGATGACATGAGGAACCTCGCCATGATGTCCTGTTACATGTTTTAG
- the si:ch73-335l21.2 gene encoding RING finger domain-containing protein, with amino-acid sequence MTGDVVPAPHQGDPAAAGTGPGEPMDVECPICYQEYNQHSKSPRMLECLHVFCTECLQKIQPCEPPDSHSPPAIPCPLCRHLTPLEAGDALSLPCNSRIMARLPPVAFRLPVNMATRLATVTQRVVLSLEGDSRDTRFIILPTVSLRVQQMQPDRLYGMAPGLVGEEEVMQQSKKTLFCVQLLAVIFWVLFVVTCVVGVVFGPHFFNRKL; translated from the coding sequence ATGACAGGGGATGTTGTCCCAGCTCCCCATCAGGGGGACCCAGCTGCTGCAGGGACTGGCCCAGGGGAGCCCATGGATGTAGAATGTCCCATCTGTTACCAGGAGTACAACCAGCACAGCAAGAGCCCTCGGATGCTGGAGTGCCTCCATGTCTTTTGTACCGAGTGCCTCCAGAAGATCCAGCCCTGCGAGCCCCCTGACTCCCACAGCCCTCCAGCCATCCCCTGCCCCCTCTGCCGCCACCTCACCCCTCTGGAGGCTGGTGATGCCCTCTCCTTACCCTGCAACTCCCGCATCATGGCCAGGCTGCCCCCGGTGGCCTTCCGCCTGCCTGTGAACATGGCGACTCGCCTGGCCACGGTCACCCAGAGAGTGGTGCTCTCACTGGAAGGCGACAGCAGGGACACCCGCTTCATTATCCTGCCCACCGTCAGCCTGCGGGTGCAGCAGATGCAGCCGGATAGGCTGTACGGCATGGCGCCGGGCCTGGTGGGGGAAGAGGAAGTCATGCAGCAGAGCAAGAAGACACTGTTCTGTGtgcagctgctggctgtcaTCTTCTGGGTGTTGTTTGTGGTCACCTGCGTGGTCGGGGTGGTGTTTGGGCCACATTTCTTCAATAGGAAACTTTAG